The Natranaerovirga hydrolytica genome contains the following window.
TTAAATAGTATTCTTTTTTAAACTCATTTTCTAATAATGGTTGCCAAGAATTTTTAAAGATATTCATTTTGATCACCTGAAGTCATTATAACATATATGTTTCTTTGAGTCATAAAAAATGAATGATGGTAGCTGTTTAGCTTGAGTTGTTGAAAAAGTTAATGCCTTAGAGTATGATTAATAAATAGAAAACAAAAAATAAGGAGACTGGATTAATGAAAAAGACATTATTTATGATTACGACAGCTTTTTTTTGGTTTTCACTCTATGCATATATACCGGAGTTGTCTACATATGCAGAAGATTTAGGTGCCACGTATAAAATGATTGGTCTCATTACAGGGGCGTATGGTTTTACACAAGCTTTATTAAGAATTCCGTTGGGGATTTTTTCAGATACAATTAATAGGAAAAAGATATTTGTACAATTCGGACTAATCATAACATTAATAAGTTGTATCATAACATTTACATATCCTGCAGTCTACTCACTATTAGTAACGCGAATATTGGCAGGGGTTGCAGCTTCTACTTGGGTTCTGTTTACAGTTTTATTTGCAAGTTACTATAAGTCGGAAGAGTCTCCAAAGGCCATAGGCATTATTAATGGATGCAACGCCGCTGGACAGTTGAGTGCCATGTTATTAGGAGGCGTTATATCGTTAAATTTTGGCACAAGGTATCTGTATTTACTAGGCTCTATTGGTGCAGCTACAGGTTTAATACTTAGTTTATTTATAGAAGAAAATAGAGATTTAGATAGGACGCCGTTAAAAATAAAAGAGTTGGCGTCTATAGCGCTTGAGCCTACATTAGTAAAAGTATCTGTACTTGCTATTTTGTCTCAATTTATTACATATGCAACGGCGTTAGGATTTGTACCCATAGTGGCAAGGGAACTTGGGGCAAGTAGTCTGCAATTGAGTTGGATTGCAGCAATAAACATTGTGCCAGGTATTTGGATATCGGCTATAACGGGAACCGTTTTCGTAAAATGGTGGGGAGGCAATAGAACTTTGATTTACGGATTTGCATTGAGTGCCATTCTTTGCATCTTAATTCCGTTAGTGCCTAATTTGTGGTTATTGATGGTGGTTCAATTTTTAGCTGGGGTAGGTAGAAGTATGGTGTTTCCTCTTTTAATGGCTTTTGGTATAAAAAAAGTCAATCAACGAAAAAGAGCAACAGCTATGGGGTTTTTCCAAGCTATATATGGTATCGGTATGTTGTTTGGTCCTATAATTTTGGGAGCTATTGGGGAACAATTTGGTTTAGGAATAGGATTTGTCATAACGGGTCTTATTGGTTTGGGAGCAATCATAATTATAATGAAATATAAAATTGCAGAAGTATAATATAATGAAGTAAAAGGAGTTGGCGTTATGTATTTAGTGAGTGCTTGTCTAGCAGGAATTAATTGCAGATATAATGGGAGTCATACAAAAAATGACTATGTTTTGAAATTGGTTAAAGAAGGAAAAGCTATTCCAATTTGTCCAGAAGTAATCGCAGGATTAAAAACACCAAGAACGCCTTGTGAAATTGTTATAGATGGTCATAATAATAAAAAAGTAGTAGATAAAGAAGGTAATGATTTTACAAAAGAATTTTACGATGGCGCATATAAAACCTTAGAGGTTGCAAAAACATTAAATGTTAAGGAGGTTATTTTGCAGTCTAAAAGTCCTTCTTGTGGTTATGGATGGATCTATGATGGAACTTTTACCAATAATTTAATAAAAAGTAACGGATTAACAGCACAATTATTACTGGACAATGGCATTAAAGTATTTACAGAAAAAAATATAAATAAAAGAGCATTATAAATAAACCTTTAATAATAAGGTCTTGATTGTTTTGAGTAACTTTATGAGACATCAGATAAAATCGTTTTGTAGAGTAGTTTTCTATTGTACTGTTCATCTAAAATTTTGTTGCCTCGATTAGAGAGATAATAAACATTACTAATAGTCATATTACCAAACAAGGAACAAATCTGTTTGCGTGTTAAATCACAAAAGCTCCTTAACATAATAATACAAATGCTTTTATAATCTAAAATATTTCTATTATACTTTTCTCTTAGCAAATCAGGGTTAGAAATATTAAAATAATTTGTTACAGCATAGATTATATCCCTAGGATTCACGTCAACTAATGGAAGATATTTACCGCTAATATATTCATAGGTATTTTCCTTTTTTAGTTCATCGAAGTAAGTATTCATTGAAAGGTTAGTTAGGATATTTGTTAGGTCAGGAGAGATTATAGGTTCTTTTTTGCATAATTTGTTATAAATGTTATTGAGTTTTATATAATGAGCTAAGGCGTTGGTGTAGTGAGGATTTAGCATAGAAAATAAAATCTTCTTATTAACCATATTAAATGCATCATTTTCCAGACCTAGGTAGTAAGAAAAAGAAGAAAAAGGGTATTTATGAGGATGTTTTTTATAATAAGGACTTAAGTCTTTTGGGTTATTATGAATGTATAAAGAGGCAATAAAAAAGTATTTTTCGTTTGTAATAATTTTGCTGTTAAAACGATCAGCAAAAACATGTCCTCTACGATTGTATTTTTTATTGTAATAAATGGCATAGGATAAATTAAGTTTATGCATAAACTTTGAAATGTCAACATTAAGAGGGTTTAATAGTAAGTGTAAATGATTGTCCATAAGGCAGTATGATAATAAAATACCATTAAATTCATTTAAGCATTTTTTTAATACTTGCAAATATCTAATCTTGTCATGATCATCTCTAAAGAGTAAGAATTCAGAAGCGGAACGACACATAATATGATAATAAGCACCATTTTGGCGTATACGTGCAACTCTAGGCATAATAACCCCTCCCATAATAAAAGAACTTTTGTTCGATAACATTTTAGCATATATATAAATAAATGTAAATATTATTTTTAATTAAATTATATAAAAAAATATAGCATTTTTTGAGAAGTGTCCTAAAAACAAAAAAGTCCTGATTAGTTAGCTTATAAAAAACCACGATCAAGAAAAACTGTGTATATCGTGGTTTTTTGGTGTGAAAAGTTGTTTGTTTTTGAGAAGTGTCCCTATGAAGTTGCCTATGAAGTTGTGTTTTTATGGAAGATATCGTATAAAACAGGTATGAATATAAGGGTTAATAAAGTTGAATAGATTAGACCACCTATTGCGGTTATAGCCATAGGCTGTATCATTTCAGTGCCTTGTCCTGTGCCTAGAGATAAGGTGGATAAAGCAATAATCGTTGTAAGAGCTGTCATCATTATAGGTCTTAAGCGATCGTTCCCTGCTTTAATAATAGCATCATTCTTACTTAGTCCTTTTGTTCTCAGCTTATTAATGTAATCTATAAAAACGATACCGTTATTAACGACAATGCCTGTTAAAATAATTAACCCAATTAGCGATATAATGCTCATAGGTGTATTGGTAACAATTAGTGCGAAGAATCCGCCTGTAAAAGCCAAAGGGATTGTAAACATAACAATAAAAGGAGATAATAAGGATTGAAATTGTGATACCATAATTAAATAGATAAACGCTACACCTAGTAACAACATAATGTATAAATCATTAAAGGACTCCGTTATCATTTCATTTTCTCCACTTAGTGCAATAGTATATCCTTGGGGCAACAGGTAATCATCAACTATATTTGCTATTTCTTGATTCACTAGTCCCACATTATACCCTTCTTCTAATTGACCTGTAATACTCATATACCTTTGTTGATTTAATCGATTAATAGAAGAAAATCCTTCAGATTCTTTTAATGTAGCAATCTCATTTAATTTGACAGGCATTTCATTAAAATATCCTATTGTGATATTTTCCAAATCAGAAGCGGTAACAGATGAAGTTTCTAGAGTTTCCTTTATAATAATGTCATATGTTTTATGGTCAAAAGCAACAGTGGTTGATGAGGAGGGTTCACTTAAGCGTTCAAGGAGTTTCATATGAATTTGCCCTATTGTAAACCCTTTTTCAATACTTTTATCTTTATTAACAACAATTTTTAGTTCCTTAGAGGTATCGTCTAAAGGAGTAGATAACTCTGCAATTCCATTTATGGCAGTAATTTTATGAGTGATGTCTCTGGTAATTGAGGTTAATGTATCAAAGTCTCTGCCAAAAATATCAATGGAAACAGGAGAACCGCTAATACTAGACATATTCATATCTACTTCGCGAATGGTTATATCTGCTTTAAGTGAGCGGGTAGTTTCTCTTATAAGTTGTCTGACTTCGCTGGTGCTTTTGTCACGTTCTTTTTTTAATAAAATATTAATGTTAACGGTTTCTTTATTAGAGGCTGTTCCTCTGCTGAATAAGCTGGTCATATTACCGTCAATAGAAGCACCTAGGGTTTCAATTTCCTTTATATAGCTAAGTATGTTTAAAAAATCTTCAGCAGTAGATATAGTCTCTTCAAAAGAAGAACCTTTTGGCATATTTAATGTTGCAGACAATTGTCCACTATCTGAAGGAGGAAATAATTCGCTCCCAATTCTATTAGAACCTAAAATGCTTATTGCAAATAAAAATACAACTAAAAAAATAACTATAAATTTATATCGAATAGATAGATTGAGTAATTTAGTATAGATATTTTTTGTGTTGCTGAGAAAATTCATTTCTTTTTTAGTTTCTTTTTTAAACAAATTTGATGCGAACATAGGTACAAAAGTCAAAGCAATAAGTAAACTTGCAATAAGAGAATAAGTGATGGTTAGTCCCATATCGGTAAAAAGTTGTCTGGTGAGTCCTTGGGTAAAAACAATTGGCAAAAAAACAGATATTGTTGTTAGCGTGGAAGACAATATGGCACCTGAAACTTGATTGGTTCCTTTAATAGCTGCTTCTTTAGAAGTCTTTCCTTCTGTTCGCATTCTATAGATGTTTTCTATTACAACAATAGAATTATCAACAAGCATACCTACGCCTAAAGCTAATCCGCCCATAGAAATTAAGTTTAAAGTAATGCCACTAAAATACATTATAACAAAAGCAGTCACCACACTAATGGGAATAGAAAATGCTACGATAAAAGTGGGTCGAACATCTTTAAGAAAAATAAAAAGTATTAATATGGCTAGTAAACCGCCAAAAATTAAATTTATGGTAATAGAGTCCACAACCAAACCAATATATTCGCCTTGATTCATTAAGGTTACTATTTCTACATTTTCATTGTTTTTTTGTATATCTTTAATTTTTGCATCAATATTTTTTGTAATATCAGTAGTAGCATAGACGCCTTGTTTTTGGATTTGAAGTATAACGGCATCATTACCATTAACTTTTGAGTAATGGTCTTTGGTCATATCTTTAATTTGAATATCTGCAACATCAGATAGTGTAATGGCGTCAAAATTAGGAATAGGTGGCTTGATAATCGTTAGATTTTTCAGCTCTTCTATATCTTTTATATCTTCTCCAATTCTAAGCAAATACTCTGTACCATTATTCGAAAAATAACCTATGGGCATAGAAAAATTTTGTCCCTTAAGAATTGTGGAAATTAATTCAGGTGTTATTTCAATAAGAGGATCATCTGTAAAAGGTCTTAGGTTACCAAATGCTTCTGAAATCGCATGATTTATTTCTTGGACGTTATCTGGATTGATAATCACTTCAATTTCATTTTCTAATAATCCTGTAGCGCTTATAGAGGCGACACCTTCTACACTTTCTAAATCGGGAATAAGTGTAGATTCAATAAATGGAGATGAATCACTAATGTTTTCATTATTAAGAGCTACTGATAAAATCATGATAGGCATCATATCAGGGTTCAATTTCATAATGCTTGGATTTGATACGTTTTCTGGAAAATTATTTCTTATCATATCAAGATTTTCTCTGATTTCTATAATAGCAGAATCCATAGTGACCTTTTCGTTAAATTCTAATGTAATGGAAGAAAAATTCTCTCTCGAAGTAGAATTAATATTTTGAACATTGCCTATAGAGGCCATCCTCTGTTCAATAGGTCTAGTAACATACATTTCAACTTCTTCAGGGCTCCCGCCAATATACGTGGTATTAATTACAGCATATGGTAAATTAATATTAGGTAATAGCTCAGTAGACATATTTACAAAAGAAACAAAACCAAGAATAAGTACAAAAATAATAGAAACAATAACGGTATAAGGTTTTTTAACACTGAACCTAGAAAGCATTCTAACACTCCAATCATATCATAATATATCCAACTAGAAGTATTGCCTTTATAGGGACAGTTCATAAAAATAATTACAATTAATTTATAAAAAAGCAAATAAGGGACAGTTCTCAAAAATGAACAAATTAATTTAGATCATTTTTGAGAACTGTCCCTTATTATTCTTTTCTATGTTTCCTGATTTGCACCAATCAGAAAAAAAGAAAGGTTAGGGGAGGTTGGTTTAAATGTTGTTTATATATTTGGGGTATATAAACTTTCCTATATGCCTCTACACTGTACAGGCACATAGGAAAGTTGAAAGTATTAGACTTTCAATCCTTTCCAACAAATAATACTAATGACAGTTTTATTAACTTT
Protein-coding sequences here:
- a CDS encoding MFS transporter produces the protein MKKTLFMITTAFFWFSLYAYIPELSTYAEDLGATYKMIGLITGAYGFTQALLRIPLGIFSDTINRKKIFVQFGLIITLISCIITFTYPAVYSLLVTRILAGVAASTWVLFTVLFASYYKSEESPKAIGIINGCNAAGQLSAMLLGGVISLNFGTRYLYLLGSIGAATGLILSLFIEENRDLDRTPLKIKELASIALEPTLVKVSVLAILSQFITYATALGFVPIVARELGASSLQLSWIAAINIVPGIWISAITGTVFVKWWGGNRTLIYGFALSAILCILIPLVPNLWLLMVVQFLAGVGRSMVFPLLMAFGIKKVNQRKRATAMGFFQAIYGIGMLFGPIILGAIGEQFGLGIGFVITGLIGLGAIIIIMKYKIAEV
- a CDS encoding DUF523 domain-containing protein — its product is MYLVSACLAGINCRYNGSHTKNDYVLKLVKEGKAIPICPEVIAGLKTPRTPCEIVIDGHNNKKVVDKEGNDFTKEFYDGAYKTLEVAKTLNVKEVILQSKSPSCGYGWIYDGTFTNNLIKSNGLTAQLLLDNGIKVFTEKNINKRAL
- a CDS encoding transposase, which codes for MPRVARIRQNGAYYHIMCRSASEFLLFRDDHDKIRYLQVLKKCLNEFNGILLSYCLMDNHLHLLLNPLNVDISKFMHKLNLSYAIYYNKKYNRRGHVFADRFNSKIITNEKYFFIASLYIHNNPKDLSPYYKKHPHKYPFSSFSYYLGLENDAFNMVNKKILFSMLNPHYTNALAHYIKLNNIYNKLCKKEPIISPDLTNILTNLSMNTYFDELKKENTYEYISGKYLPLVDVNPRDIIYAVTNYFNISNPDLLREKYNRNILDYKSICIIMLRSFCDLTRKQICSLFGNMTISNVYYLSNRGNKILDEQYNRKLLYKTILSDVS
- a CDS encoding efflux RND transporter permease subunit — translated: MLSRFSVKKPYTVIVSIIFVLILGFVSFVNMSTELLPNINLPYAVINTTYIGGSPEEVEMYVTRPIEQRMASIGNVQNINSTSRENFSSITLEFNEKVTMDSAIIEIRENLDMIRNNFPENVSNPSIMKLNPDMMPIMILSVALNNENISDSSPFIESTLIPDLESVEGVASISATGLLENEIEVIINPDNVQEINHAISEAFGNLRPFTDDPLIEITPELISTILKGQNFSMPIGYFSNNGTEYLLRIGEDIKDIEELKNLTIIKPPIPNFDAITLSDVADIQIKDMTKDHYSKVNGNDAVILQIQKQGVYATTDITKNIDAKIKDIQKNNENVEIVTLMNQGEYIGLVVDSITINLIFGGLLAILILFIFLKDVRPTFIVAFSIPISVVTAFVIMYFSGITLNLISMGGLALGVGMLVDNSIVVIENIYRMRTEGKTSKEAAIKGTNQVSGAILSSTLTTISVFLPIVFTQGLTRQLFTDMGLTITYSLIASLLIALTFVPMFASNLFKKETKKEMNFLSNTKNIYTKLLNLSIRYKFIVIFLVVFLFAISILGSNRIGSELFPPSDSGQLSATLNMPKGSSFEETISTAEDFLNILSYIKEIETLGASIDGNMTSLFSRGTASNKETVNINILLKKERDKSTSEVRQLIRETTRSLKADITIREVDMNMSSISGSPVSIDIFGRDFDTLTSITRDITHKITAINGIAELSTPLDDTSKELKIVVNKDKSIEKGFTIGQIHMKLLERLSEPSSSTTVAFDHKTYDIIIKETLETSSVTASDLENITIGYFNEMPVKLNEIATLKESEGFSSINRLNQQRYMSITGQLEEGYNVGLVNQEIANIVDDYLLPQGYTIALSGENEMITESFNDLYIMLLLGVAFIYLIMVSQFQSLLSPFIVMFTIPLAFTGGFFALIVTNTPMSIISLIGLIILTGIVVNNGIVFIDYINKLRTKGLSKNDAIIKAGNDRLRPIMMTALTTIIALSTLSLGTGQGTEMIQPMAITAIGGLIYSTLLTLIFIPVLYDIFHKNTTS